CACGGACAACGGCTCGCCCGATCCGGCGAGCCTCGCGGGCAGCATCAATCTCGTCGAGGTCAAGATCAAGGGCTACCAGTACCAGCCGATTCCGGCGTTCCCGGGGCTGCCGGCCTTGACGTTCGGCAACATCATCACCGTGATGAGGCAAGTGTCATGAACGCGCGCCCGTTCTCCCTCGCCCGGCGCCGCGCGCAGCGCGGCATGGCGGCTGTCGAGTTCGCGCTCGTCGCCGCGATCCTCTGCACGATCCTGATCGGCATCTGCGAGTTCGGCCGCGTGCTGTTCTACTGGAACACCGCGAGCGAGGCGGTCCGGCTCGGCGCACGCACGGCGGCCGTCTGCGACGCCGACGCCTCCGTCGTGAAAACACGCATCAGCCAGCTGATGCCGCTCATCGGCAACGCAAACGTGAGCCTCACGTACGCGCCCGCCGGCTGCGATTCCGATGCGGTCACGGCGCGCAGCACCTGCACGTTCGTCACCGTGTCGGTCACGAACGTGACGGTCAAGACGCTGATTCCGTTCGTGCCGCTCACGCTCACGATGCCGCCCTTCGTCACCACGCTGCCCCGCGAAAGTCTTGCGACGTCGACGGGCGGCTCGGTCTGCCAATGAACCCCATGCGAGGTCAACGACCATGATCAACATCCTCGTCGCTTCCGAAGACGCATCGCGGCTCGCGCATCTTGCGCGGCTCGTCGGCGACGCCGGCCGCTACCGCGTCACCCGCACAGTCGGCCGCGCCGCGCAGATCGTCCAGCGCACCGACGGGCTCGATGCGTTCGACATCCTGATGATCGACGGCGTCGCGCTCGATACCGCCGAGCTCGCCGCGATCGAGAAGCTGAGCCGCCTGCACCCGGGCCTCACGTGCATGCTCGTGAGCGCCGATGCGTCGTCGCAGACGCTGCTCGAAGCAATGCGCGCCGGCGTGCGCGACGTGCTGCGCTGGCCGCTCGAGCCGCGCGCGCTCGACGATGCGTTAAAGCGCGCGGCCTCGCAATGCGCGCAACGCGACACGCCCGACACGCGGATCGTGTCGTTCATGTCGTGCAAGGGCGGCGCGGGCACGAGCTTCATCGCGGGCAACGTCGCGTACGAGATCGCGGAAGGCTCGAAGCGCCGCACGCTGCTCATCGACCTGAACCAGCAGTTCGCCGACGCCGCGTTCCTCGTGAGCGACCAGAGCCCGCCGTCGACCGTCGCGCAGCTCTGCGGGCAGCTCGAGAGAATGGACGGCGCGTTTCTCGACGCAAGCGTCGTGCGCGTGACCGAAACGTTTCACGTGCTCGCGGGCGCGGGCGATCCGATCAAGGCCGCCGACCTGCGCGAGGACGCGCTCGAATGGATTCTCGGCGTGGCCGCGCCGCGCTACGACTTCGTGATCTTCGATCTCGGCGTCAGCCTGAACGCGGTGTCGATGGTCGCGCTCGACCGCAGCGATCGCGTCGAAGTCGTGCTGCAGCCGAGCATGCCGCACGTGCGCGCGGCGCGCCGCCTGCAGGAGCTGCTCGTGTCGCTCGGCTGCCCGCTCGACCGCCTCCAGCTGGTGCTGAACCGGCAGACGCGCGCGTCCGATCGCGCACGCGCGGCGCTCGAGGAAGTGCTGAGCATGCACGCGGCGCACGTGATCGCCGACGATCCCGCCACGGTCGGCGAGGCGGTCGACCAGGGCGTGCCGCTGTCGCGGCTGTCGCGCAATTGCGGCGTCGCGCGCAGCCTGCAGGCGTTCGCGAAGCAGCTTGTCGACGGCGAGACGCGGCCGCGGCGCGACAGCGAGCGCGACGCGCCGCTCCTCGCCCGGCTCTTCAGCCGCGGCGCGGCCCCCAAACTCAAATCGATGTAACCCCCGTTCGAGGAGACCATCATGTCATTGCGAGACCAGATGTCCGCGCGGCGCGTGCAGCCGCTCATGTCCCGAAGCGACGCCGTCGGCGCGGCGACGGCGATGGCGCGCGAGGCATATCAGAAGCTGCGCCGCCAGATGCACGGCGCGGTGCTCGAGCGCGTCGAGCTCGAGCGCCTGTCGCGGCTGCCCGCCGAGCAGGTGCGAAACGAGATCGCGTCGCTGATCGCGCGCATTCTCGACGAAGAGAAGCTGCTCGCGAACGATCTCGAACGCCGCCAGCTGACCGTCGACATCTACGACGAAATGTTCGGCTTCGGCCCGCTCGAATCGCTGCTGCGCGACCCGACCGTGTCGGACATCCTCGTCAACACGGCGAGCGCCGTCTACGTCGAGCGGTACGGCCGGCTCGAGCTGACCGACGTCACGTTCTACGACGACGCGCACCTGATGAAGGTGATCGAGAAGATCGTGTCGCGCGTCGGCCGGCGCATCGACGAATCGAGCCCGATGGTCGACGCGCGCCTGCCCGACGGCTCGCGCGTGAACGCGATCATCCCGCCGTCCGCGATCGACGGCCCGCTGATGTCGATTCGCCGCTTCGCGGTCAATCCGCTGAAGATGGACGACCTCGTCAACTACCAGACGCTGACGCCGCCGATGGCGCAGCTGCTCGAGGCGCTCGCGCGCGCGAAGGTCAACGTGCTCGTGTCGGGCGGCACCGGCAGCGGCAAGACGACGCTGCTGAACATCCTGTCCGGCTTCATTCCGGACGACGAACGGATCGTGACGATCGAGGACGCGGCGGAGCTGCAGTTGCAGCAGCATCACGTGCTGCGGCTCGAGACGCGCCCGCCGAACATCGAGGGCAAGGGCGAGATCACGCAGCGCACGCTCGTGCGCAACGCGCTGCGCATGCGCCCCGACCGCATCATCCTCGGCGAAGTGCGCGGCGCCGAGGCGCTCGACATGCTGAACGCGATGAACACCGGCCACGAAGGCTCGCTCGCGACGATCCACGCGAACACCCCGCGCGACGCGCTGACGCGGCTCGAGAACATGATCGGCGTCTCGGGCCTCACGCTGCCGCCGAAGACGATGCGCCAGCAGATCAGCTCGGCGATCGCCGTCGTCGTGCAGACGTCGCGGCTCACGGACGGCAAGCGCAAGATCGTCAGCATCCAGGAGCTGACCGGCATGGAGGGCGAGATCATCAACATGCAGGAGATCTTCATGTTCAAGCGCACCGGCCTCGACGCGAACGGCAACGTGCTCGGCTACTTCACCGCGACGGGCGTGCGGCCGAAGTTCACCGAGCGTCTGAACGCGTTCGGCATCCAGCTGCCCGACGCGATGTACGATCCCGCGCGCCGCTTCGAAGTGGCGTAAGGAGCCTGTCATGGACCCGATTTTCTACGGTTTCGTCCTGCTGCTGTTCGTCGCCGTGGTGCTGGCGTTCGAAGGCGTCTATCAATGGTGGAACGCCCGCCACGGGCCGGCCGCGAAGCGCATCGAGGCGCGCATCCGCGCGATGTCGGCGGGCGGCCAGGTGCAGAAGGAGCGGCTGTCGATCCTCAAGGAGCGCATGCTCAACGAAGCGAAGCCGTTCGATCGCCTGCTGATGCGCGTGCCGCGCGTGCAAACGCTCGACCTGCTGATCGAGCAGTCGGGCCTCACGTGGTCGGTCGTGAAGCTCGCGTGGATCTCGCTCGCGATTCCGTTCGTCGTGTTCGTCGCGCTCAGCTTCACGCCGCTGCCGCTATGGGTCGCGGCCGTGGCGTCGATCGCGACGGTCTGCCTGCCGACGCTGTTGGTGCTGCGCTGCCGGACGCGCCGCCTGCGCAAGCTCGAACGGCAACTGCCGGACGCGT
The nucleotide sequence above comes from Burkholderia thailandensis E264. Encoded proteins:
- a CDS encoding CpaF family protein — translated: MSLRDQMSARRVQPLMSRSDAVGAATAMAREAYQKLRRQMHGAVLERVELERLSRLPAEQVRNEIASLIARILDEEKLLANDLERRQLTVDIYDEMFGFGPLESLLRDPTVSDILVNTASAVYVERYGRLELTDVTFYDDAHLMKVIEKIVSRVGRRIDESSPMVDARLPDGSRVNAIIPPSAIDGPLMSIRRFAVNPLKMDDLVNYQTLTPPMAQLLEALARAKVNVLVSGGTGSGKTTLLNILSGFIPDDERIVTIEDAAELQLQQHHVLRLETRPPNIEGKGEITQRTLVRNALRMRPDRIILGEVRGAEALDMLNAMNTGHEGSLATIHANTPRDALTRLENMIGVSGLTLPPKTMRQQISSAIAVVVQTSRLTDGKRKIVSIQELTGMEGEIINMQEIFMFKRTGLDANGNVLGYFTATGVRPKFTERLNAFGIQLPDAMYDPARRFEVA
- a CDS encoding AAA family ATPase, whose protein sequence is MINILVASEDASRLAHLARLVGDAGRYRVTRTVGRAAQIVQRTDGLDAFDILMIDGVALDTAELAAIEKLSRLHPGLTCMLVSADASSQTLLEAMRAGVRDVLRWPLEPRALDDALKRAASQCAQRDTPDTRIVSFMSCKGGAGTSFIAGNVAYEIAEGSKRRTLLIDLNQQFADAAFLVSDQSPPSTVAQLCGQLERMDGAFLDASVVRVTETFHVLAGAGDPIKAADLREDALEWILGVAAPRYDFVIFDLGVSLNAVSMVALDRSDRVEVVLQPSMPHVRAARRLQELLVSLGCPLDRLQLVLNRQTRASDRARAALEEVLSMHAAHVIADDPATVGEAVDQGVPLSRLSRNCGVARSLQAFAKQLVDGETRPRRDSERDAPLLARLFSRGAAPKLKSM
- a CDS encoding TadE/TadG family type IV pilus assembly protein codes for the protein MNARPFSLARRRAQRGMAAVEFALVAAILCTILIGICEFGRVLFYWNTASEAVRLGARTAAVCDADASVVKTRISQLMPLIGNANVSLTYAPAGCDSDAVTARSTCTFVTVSVTNVTVKTLIPFVPLTLTMPPFVTTLPRESLATSTGGSVCQ